One window of Candidatus Bathyarchaeia archaeon genomic DNA carries:
- a CDS encoding molybdopterin dinucleotide binding domain-containing protein, giving the protein MALNFWGTPRLRLILVTGVSVAEAKGKEHGKLSREYKDGVALCEMDERDMKALGVEPGQNVRVTSKYGSIVVKVSKMKEPNPGIIFIPTGAWANQLIGAETYCSGMPDFKGVEVEVEAAPTEPVLDLRDLLKATYGRG; this is encoded by the coding sequence ATGGCTCTAAACTTCTGGGGGACGCCGCGGTTGAGATTAATCTTAGTTACAGGTGTGAGTGTAGCCGAGGCGAAGGGCAAGGAGCACGGTAAACTCTCAAGAGAGTATAAGGATGGTGTGGCTCTCTGCGAGATGGATGAGCGTGATATGAAAGCTTTGGGAGTGGAACCAGGTCAGAATGTGAGGGTTACTTCCAAGTATGGATCGATCGTAGTAAAAGTCTCCAAGATGAAAGAGCCAAACCCAGGCATCATCTTCATCCCAACTGGGGCTTGGGCCAACCAGCTCATAGGGGCGGAAACCTACTGTAGTGGGATGCCTGACTTTAAGGGTGTTGAGGTTGAGGTTGAGGCAGCCCCAACAGAACCAGTTCTCGACCTTAGAGATCTGCTGAAAGCTACATATGGGAGGGGGTAA
- a CDS encoding formylmethanofuran dehydrogenase subunit B: METHKDVVCTYCGCVCDDLEIQTENQQIIASKYACAIANEKFLVCRKERNLSPLLRVGGDLVEAELDDTIERAAHILAAAKYPLLYGWSNTSCETIKVGLELAELVGGLIDNTSSVCHGPGIEAVQEVGEVSATLGQVKHRADLIIYWGCNPGSGHIRHMSRYTLAQGRFRSGRKDRKVVVVDVRSTPTSKVGDEFVKIEPGGDYELLTALRMAIRDEEFEVDKVAGVPVSKIEELADLMANAQFGALFFGLGLTMSKGKSENVTAAISLVDDLNSRTKFILMPMRGHHNVTGANKVFTWQTGYPFAVDFSHGYPRYNPGETSVVDSLARGEPDAALIVASDPVANFPKPAVANLSKIPIIVIDPSLTATALLADVVIPTAFLGVECAGTIYRMDGVPLYTKKIVEPPPNCLPDTLILQKLLKRVKELKGV, from the coding sequence TTGGAGACCCATAAAGATGTTGTATGCACATACTGTGGTTGCGTATGTGACGATCTTGAGATTCAAACTGAGAACCAGCAGATAATCGCCTCCAAGTATGCGTGCGCAATAGCCAACGAAAAGTTCCTCGTCTGCCGAAAGGAGAGAAACCTGAGCCCTCTCCTACGAGTCGGTGGAGATCTGGTCGAGGCCGAGCTGGATGATACTATAGAAAGGGCTGCTCACATTCTGGCCGCCGCCAAGTATCCTCTACTCTACGGTTGGAGTAACACTTCATGCGAGACGATAAAGGTTGGCTTGGAGCTTGCGGAGTTAGTTGGAGGTTTGATAGATAACACCTCTTCGGTATGTCATGGCCCCGGCATAGAGGCAGTTCAGGAAGTTGGAGAGGTCTCCGCTACGCTCGGTCAAGTAAAGCATAGGGCTGATCTTATAATCTATTGGGGATGTAACCCTGGCAGTGGCCACATTAGGCATATGAGTAGGTATACCTTGGCGCAGGGGCGTTTCAGATCTGGGCGCAAGGATAGGAAGGTGGTTGTAGTTGACGTTAGGAGTACGCCGACATCGAAGGTGGGGGATGAATTTGTTAAGATAGAGCCAGGTGGAGATTATGAGCTCCTCACCGCCCTAAGGATGGCCATACGGGATGAGGAGTTTGAAGTCGATAAGGTGGCAGGTGTTCCAGTCTCAAAGATCGAGGAGCTTGCGGATCTCATGGCTAATGCACAGTTCGGTGCTCTCTTCTTCGGGTTAGGCTTGACTATGTCGAAGGGTAAATCTGAGAATGTGACAGCAGCCATCTCCCTTGTGGATGATCTAAACTCTAGGACGAAGTTCATATTGATGCCTATGAGAGGTCATCACAACGTTACAGGCGCTAACAAGGTTTTCACATGGCAGACAGGTTACCCCTTCGCAGTTGACTTCAGCCACGGCTACCCTCGATATAACCCCGGGGAGACTTCCGTCGTTGACTCTCTGGCGCGGGGTGAGCCTGATGCTGCCCTCATCGTCGCCTCAGACCCTGTGGCAAACTTCCCCAAACCCGCTGTGGCAAATCTTTCCAAGATACCTATAATCGTAATTGATCCTTCCCTAACGGCCACCGCACTCTTGGCTGATGTAGTGATCCCAACAGCCTTCTTAGGGGTTGAGTGTGCTGGGACAATCTACAGGATGGACGGCGTTCCACTCTACACGAAGAAGATAGTTGAGCCGCCGCCAAACTGTCTACCTGACACATTAATCCTCCAGAAGTTATTGAAGCGGGTTAAAGAGTTGAAGGGGGTATAA